Proteins from a single region of Cytophagaceae bacterium:
- a CDS encoding sigma-70 family RNA polymerase sigma factor: protein MIFRKSKTFDLIKVLEGCKAGQGSAQKQLFENYYGLAKRICLRYAGSSDEVDEMVNDGFLKVFSKISFYDSSQSFDAWFRTVVVRTCIDYYRKNSPKVTLVDISTGPQIESDDHLIEKLSAEEILELVQKLPPSYRTVFSLFAVEGYSHAEIAEMLHINEGTSRSNLAKARMKLQEWVKQYLDENVNQDNHVR from the coding sequence GTGATTTTTAGAAAGAGCAAAACTTTTGACCTGATAAAGGTTTTGGAAGGGTGCAAAGCTGGGCAGGGCTCTGCTCAAAAGCAACTCTTCGAAAACTATTATGGGCTGGCCAAAAGGATATGTTTGCGGTATGCAGGCTCTTCTGACGAGGTGGACGAAATGGTGAACGATGGCTTTTTGAAAGTTTTTTCAAAAATCAGTTTTTACGATTCCTCACAATCATTTGATGCGTGGTTTCGTACGGTGGTAGTCAGAACTTGTATTGATTATTATCGAAAAAATAGCCCAAAGGTAACCTTAGTCGATATTTCGACTGGTCCCCAAATTGAGTCAGACGACCATCTGATTGAGAAACTTTCAGCAGAAGAGATTCTCGAACTCGTACAAAAGCTGCCGCCTTCGTATCGAACGGTATTCTCTTTGTTTGCTGTGGAGGGGTATTCGCATGCCGAAATCGCCGAAATGCTCCATATCAATGAGGGTACTTCCCGGTCAAATCTGGCAAAAGCCAGAATGAAATTACAGGAATGGGTAAAACAATATTTAGACGAAAACGTAAATCAAGATAATCATGTCAGATAA
- a CDS encoding carbohydrate-binding family 9-like protein: protein MISTEEYKFNLEKKQKKTTQVQPHFKYATDGRISDFKTEVEVWYSEDYFNIKFECKGDDFVNQNIMQIHNAPLYNQEVFEVFISEGEADPKKYLEVEINPNNALWIGWIDNPTLGSETQTLNKMVDPEEAKILHAVQKTENSWSGTLQIPWKLIGKEINENYRINFYRIRSNTQHENPDWICDETTCDFVCWSPTLSGQNAAFHRPKRFGLMTVK from the coding sequence ATGATTTCAACTGAGGAGTACAAATTTAATTTAGAAAAAAAACAAAAAAAAACTACCCAAGTCCAACCTCATTTCAAGTACGCTACAGATGGTCGCATTTCGGATTTCAAAACAGAGGTAGAGGTTTGGTATTCAGAAGATTACTTCAATATTAAGTTTGAGTGTAAAGGCGATGATTTTGTAAATCAAAATATAATGCAAATTCACAATGCACCGCTTTATAATCAGGAAGTATTTGAAGTGTTTATCAGTGAAGGTGAAGCTGATCCGAAAAAATACCTGGAAGTAGAGATAAACCCCAACAATGCACTGTGGATTGGCTGGATTGACAATCCGACTTTGGGCTCTGAAACTCAAACACTCAACAAAATGGTAGATCCGGAGGAAGCCAAAATTCTGCACGCCGTCCAAAAAACTGAAAACAGTTGGAGTGGCACCCTGCAAATACCCTGGAAGCTCATTGGCAAAGAAATAAACGAAAACTACCGAATCAATTTTTACAGAATCAGGTCAAATACTCAACACGAAAACCCAGACTGGATTTGTGATGAAACCACTTGTGATTTTGTGTGCTGGAGCCCTACCTTGTCCGGGCAAAATGCTGCATTTCATCGTCCAAAGAGATTTGGTTTGATGACAGTAAAATAA
- a CDS encoding cob(I)yrinic acid a,c-diamide adenosyltransferase — protein sequence MSKIYTKTGDKGTTSLVGGTRLDKDHIKIEAYGTVDELNSWMGVIADFEENKDRKNVLKEIQDRLFTIGADLASEPEFKKKTLPILYESDVELLEKQMDEMNDAMSPIRHFILPGGHQLVSFTHVARTVCRRAERKVISLSKIEETNPKIVIYLNRLSDFLFVLSRKITSELGIEEVKWTPR from the coding sequence ATGTCGAAAATTTATACTAAAACAGGGGATAAGGGCACAACTTCTTTAGTTGGAGGAACTCGCCTTGACAAGGACCACATTAAAATTGAAGCCTATGGAACCGTAGATGAGCTTAACTCCTGGATGGGGGTAATTGCTGATTTTGAAGAAAATAAAGACAGGAAAAATGTTCTGAAGGAAATTCAGGATCGTCTTTTTACTATTGGTGCTGACCTGGCCTCTGAGCCGGAGTTTAAAAAGAAAACATTGCCGATTTTGTATGAATCCGATGTAGAGTTGCTGGAAAAACAAATGGATGAAATGAATGATGCCATGTCACCCATCCGGCATTTTATTTTACCGGGTGGCCATCAGTTGGTTTCGTTTACGCATGTGGCAAGGACTGTTTGCCGCCGGGCCGAAAGAAAAGTAATAAGCCTTTCGAAAATTGAAGAAACAAATCCAAAAATTGTTATTTATCTCAACCGTCTTTCAGATTTTCTTTTCGTTTTATCAAGAAAAATCACCTCTGAACTCGGTATTGAGGAAGTGAAATGGACTCCTCGTTGA
- a CDS encoding S-adenosylmethionine:tRNA ribosyltransferase-isomerase — MEVRIADYSYPLPDEKIAKHPAEPRDSSKLLVFNSGKITHQVFKDITEVLPKNSHLVFNNTKVIPARLFFKRQTGAIIEVFILHPVLPSPLVAISMEARHSCEWECVIGNKKKWKEHETLSLDIINNGVSLTLKATLANKESNLVRFEWSSEAVFSEIIEYFGNIPLPPYLNREAEEEDLEDYQTVYSKEKGAVAAPTAGLHFSDDILKSLIKKDISLSYLTLHVGAGTFMPVKSENALEHPMHEEQMVFSKDFVENLLKNHEFVIPVGTTSMRSLESLYWFGVKLLGNENANFFIEKLFPYQNHPEITVIQALRAILNYLEKTDSKQLMGSTEIMIFPGYKFRICNALITNFHQPGSTLLLLVAALVGEEKWKEIYNEALENNYRFLSFGDSSFLIP; from the coding sequence ATGGAAGTAAGAATTGCCGATTACAGCTATCCTTTGCCCGATGAAAAGATTGCTAAGCATCCGGCAGAACCGAGAGATAGCTCCAAACTTTTGGTATTTAATTCGGGAAAAATAACTCATCAGGTTTTTAAAGACATTACTGAAGTTTTACCCAAAAATTCTCATTTGGTTTTTAACAACACCAAAGTAATTCCAGCCCGGCTATTTTTCAAACGTCAAACCGGTGCGATAATCGAGGTTTTTATTTTACATCCTGTACTACCAAGTCCACTGGTGGCCATTTCGATGGAGGCCCGCCATTCCTGCGAATGGGAATGTGTAATTGGAAATAAAAAAAAATGGAAAGAACACGAAACTCTTTCGCTTGATATTATAAATAACGGAGTTTCTTTGACTTTAAAGGCAACTCTCGCAAATAAGGAATCCAATTTGGTGCGTTTTGAGTGGTCATCAGAAGCTGTTTTTAGTGAAATCATTGAATATTTTGGTAACATTCCACTCCCGCCATATCTCAATCGTGAAGCCGAAGAGGAAGACCTGGAAGACTACCAAACGGTTTATTCCAAAGAAAAGGGTGCCGTTGCAGCTCCAACTGCTGGTCTGCATTTTAGTGATGATATTCTTAAATCTTTAATAAAAAAAGATATTAGTTTAAGCTACCTTACACTTCATGTGGGAGCCGGTACATTTATGCCAGTTAAGTCTGAAAATGCTTTGGAACACCCCATGCATGAAGAGCAGATGGTATTTTCGAAAGATTTCGTAGAAAACTTATTAAAAAATCATGAGTTTGTTATACCGGTAGGCACCACTTCCATGCGGTCATTAGAAAGTTTATATTGGTTTGGGGTAAAATTATTGGGAAATGAAAATGCCAATTTTTTTATTGAAAAACTTTTTCCTTACCAAAATCATCCGGAAATCACTGTAATACAAGCTCTAAGGGCGATTTTGAATTATTTAGAAAAAACAGATTCAAAACAACTGATGGGAAGTACAGAAATCATGATATTCCCCGGATATAAATTCCGTATTTGCAATGCCCTGATTACAAATTTTCACCAGCCTGGCTCAACGCTTCTTTTGCTGGTAGCGGCTTTGGTAGGAGAAGAAAAATGGAAAGAAATTTATAATGAAGCCCTTGAAAACAATTATAGATTTTTGAGTTTTGGAGACAGTAGTTTTTTAATACCTTAG
- the argE gene encoding acetylornithine deacetylase, whose amino-acid sequence MLLEKTKEILSNLVSFEVLGSQSNLSIADFIGDYLKSKGVDFQFVENEEKDKKLIHCRIGPAIDGGVILSAHTDVVPVKGQDWHTEPFVLTEKDGKLYARGSCDMKGFIACCLASIETFQKANLQKPIYFAFSYDEEVGCLQGYNMALAVKDFYKERPKFAIIGEATMMSPVVGQKGICVLKTTVHGSAGHSSRIKQEVSAIHVAAKLVVWLENKMNELVERGETDDRFTPNHTSIHVGQFNGGIAPNVISDKCTFYWDIRIIPKSSLENILNEFDAYCKELEKELQTRFAGAKIITSEDHPPVPPLDTPEHLDIVPLIQKISGNTELKTVAYAAEAGQFALAGFESVICGPGDIAQAHRANEFLSIDQMQKCLEMMEKLAGEMGK is encoded by the coding sequence ATGTTATTAGAAAAAACAAAAGAAATCCTCAGTAATCTGGTGAGTTTTGAGGTATTGGGAAGTCAGAGCAATTTAAGTATTGCCGATTTTATTGGTGATTATTTGAAAAGCAAAGGGGTTGATTTTCAATTTGTTGAAAACGAAGAAAAAGATAAAAAACTCATTCATTGCCGCATCGGACCGGCAATAGATGGCGGCGTGATACTTTCAGCACATACTGACGTAGTACCGGTAAAAGGCCAGGACTGGCACACCGAACCATTTGTTTTGACCGAAAAAGACGGAAAGCTTTATGCCCGTGGTTCTTGTGACATGAAAGGTTTTATTGCTTGTTGCCTGGCGAGTATAGAGACTTTTCAAAAGGCAAATTTGCAAAAACCCATCTACTTTGCTTTTTCTTACGATGAAGAAGTAGGCTGCCTTCAAGGCTACAATATGGCCCTGGCGGTTAAGGATTTTTATAAAGAAAGACCAAAATTTGCAATCATTGGTGAGGCTACCATGATGAGTCCTGTGGTTGGACAAAAAGGTATTTGTGTATTAAAAACCACCGTTCATGGCTCGGCAGGGCACAGTAGTCGTATCAAACAGGAGGTGAGTGCCATACATGTGGCGGCTAAACTGGTAGTTTGGCTCGAAAACAAAATGAACGAGCTGGTAGAGCGTGGCGAAACCGACGACCGGTTTACACCCAACCATACCTCTATTCATGTAGGACAGTTTAATGGCGGCATTGCTCCCAATGTCATATCGGATAAATGTACTTTTTATTGGGATATCAGGATAATCCCCAAAAGCAGTCTGGAAAATATCCTCAATGAATTTGATGCTTATTGCAAGGAATTGGAGAAAGAATTGCAGACTCGTTTTGCCGGTGCAAAAATTATTACTTCAGAAGACCACCCACCAGTGCCGCCACTAGATACCCCGGAACATCTTGACATAGTACCCCTAATTCAGAAAATATCCGGGAACACCGAATTAAAAACTGTTGCCTATGCTGCTGAGGCTGGACAATTTGCACTTGCAGGCTTTGAGTCAGTGATTTGTGGCCCGGGAGATATCGCCCAGGCACACCGGGCCAACGAGTTTTTGTCCATCGACCAAATGCAAAAATGTTTGGAAATGATGGAAAAACTGGCGGGAGAGATGGGCAAATAA
- a CDS encoding YfcC family protein, with protein MNKKWYEYIPHPVVMLFGMIVLGYILTLLVPSGEFERLMVDGKGKVIPGTFHEVEKPQLNPTAIFYAMPQGFKAAIEVIYIIISSGIMFGFMNASGAVENAVGTFVRKLGHNRQTLLIVLMTFIYGMLGVFIGYENNIAMIPIATVLSLAIGGDLVLATGIAIGGVTVGFGLSPFNPYTVGTAHKIAELPLFSGAVLRSVLCFLGLSIMAWYNVRYFNKTIENPSKSLAYGIKTDGISLSKPISDFKMKSKDYWIVALFFVMLSVMIFGVFELKWYLNEISGLFLMFSLVLVFFLQKNNIEIGELILDSVSKVTPGAFMVGFAATIRIILEQGKVSDTITNALAELLQGLPTYLSALGMVATQSFMNFVIPSGSGQALATLPILIPLGEMLHLTKQTVVLAFQVADGVSNLINPTFGGLIAMIALCRVPFERWLRFIAPVVGILLVLVIIFVWISVYIHYGPA; from the coding sequence ATGAATAAAAAATGGTACGAGTACATTCCGCATCCGGTGGTGATGCTCTTCGGAATGATAGTCTTGGGGTATATTCTTACGCTTTTGGTGCCTTCAGGTGAGTTTGAGAGGCTTATGGTTGATGGGAAAGGGAAAGTGATACCGGGTACTTTTCATGAGGTGGAAAAACCTCAGTTAAATCCCACTGCTATTTTTTATGCCATGCCTCAGGGGTTCAAAGCGGCAATTGAAGTGATTTATATTATCATTTCGAGTGGTATCATGTTTGGGTTCATGAATGCAAGCGGAGCTGTTGAAAATGCTGTGGGGACATTTGTGAGGAAGCTTGGTCATAATCGCCAAACATTACTTATTGTTTTGATGACTTTTATATATGGCATGTTGGGCGTTTTTATTGGTTATGAAAACAATATCGCAATGATACCCATTGCAACTGTGCTTAGTCTCGCCATAGGTGGTGATTTGGTTTTAGCCACAGGAATCGCAATCGGTGGGGTTACTGTAGGTTTTGGTTTGTCTCCATTTAACCCTTATACCGTAGGTACCGCTCACAAAATAGCCGAGTTGCCGCTTTTTTCAGGTGCAGTTTTACGGTCTGTACTTTGCTTTTTAGGATTGAGCATTATGGCCTGGTATAATGTAAGATATTTCAACAAAACGATAGAAAATCCTTCGAAAAGCTTGGCTTACGGTATCAAAACAGACGGAATCAGCCTCTCCAAACCAATTTCAGATTTCAAAATGAAATCCAAAGATTATTGGATAGTGGCTTTATTTTTTGTGATGCTATCGGTAATGATTTTTGGGGTTTTTGAATTGAAATGGTATCTCAACGAAATCTCCGGTCTGTTCCTGATGTTCTCTTTGGTTTTGGTTTTCTTTTTGCAAAAAAATAATATCGAAATTGGCGAATTGATCCTCGATTCCGTTTCAAAAGTTACGCCCGGGGCATTTATGGTTGGTTTTGCGGCTACAATTCGCATCATTCTTGAGCAAGGAAAAGTGAGCGACACCATCACCAATGCCCTGGCAGAATTGCTTCAGGGTTTACCCACCTATCTTTCTGCTTTAGGAATGGTCGCTACCCAAAGTTTCATGAATTTTGTAATTCCAAGTGGCTCGGGCCAGGCTTTGGCTACTTTACCAATTCTGATACCTTTAGGCGAGATGCTTCATTTGACCAAGCAAACTGTGGTATTGGCATTCCAGGTAGCTGACGGAGTTTCTAATCTTATCAATCCCACCTTTGGCGGTCTTATTGCCATGATTGCCCTGTGCAGAGTGCCTTTTGAGCGGTGGCTTCGATTTATTGCCCCGGTGGTAGGGATTCTTCTGGTTTTGGTCATTATTTTTGTCTGGATTTCGGTGTATATTCATTATGGTCCGGCCTAA
- a CDS encoding DUF393 domain-containing protein, translated as MNHPVIFFDGVCNLCNGTVRFIIKLDRKRHFRFSSLQSEFAKHTLEPFGIDTTNPDTIILLVDNIIYQKSEAVFRITRQLSRINFLIPFKFLPKKINDGIYDFIAKNRYIIFGKKEECPLPADKLKWLFLS; from the coding sequence ATGAACCATCCGGTCATATTTTTTGATGGCGTTTGTAATCTATGTAATGGCACCGTGAGGTTCATTATCAAACTAGATCGCAAACGCCATTTTCGTTTTTCTTCTCTTCAATCTGAATTTGCAAAACACACTCTTGAACCATTCGGAATAGACACGACTAATCCAGATACAATAATTCTTCTTGTAGACAATATAATATATCAAAAATCAGAAGCAGTTTTTAGAATTACCAGACAATTGAGCCGAATAAATTTCCTAATTCCTTTTAAATTTTTACCTAAAAAAATCAATGATGGCATCTATGATTTCATCGCAAAAAACAGATACATTATTTTTGGTAAGAAAGAGGAATGCCCCCTCCCTGCCGATAAACTTAAATGGTTATTCTTATCCTAA
- the pruA gene encoding L-glutamate gamma-semialdehyde dehydrogenase — protein MHNAIYNVPLPQNEPVLNYAPGSPEKKSLQKAIEELRSITLEVPMYIGSEKVFTDKKTKLSPPHDHKHILGYASEGDASHVNAAINAALDARKAWSILPWNERAAIFLKAADLLAGPYRAKINAATMLGQSKNAFQAEIDSACELIDFLRFNVAFYEEIMHEQPQSSKGVWNKMEYRPLEGFVFALTPFNFTAIAGNLPSSAALMGNVVVWKPAHTQLYSANVIMEVFREAGVPNGVINLINTDGPMTGDIIFSHPDFAGIHFTGSTGVFQHIWKTIGQNISKYKSYPRIVGETGGKDFVIAHKSADAKAVAVGLVRGAFEYQGQKCSAASRAYIPSNLWEDVKKYMQADLSEIKMGPTEDFGNFVNAVIDEKAFNKISNYITEAKKSDKVEVIAGGNFDKSVGYFIEPTVLLTTDPHYITMEEEIFGPVLTIYVYDENKWEETLELVDSTSPYALTGAVFSQDRYAINQATAALVNAAGNFYINDKPTGAVVGQQPFGGARASGTNDKAGSKLNLLRWVNARTIKETFVSPVDYKYPFLG, from the coding sequence ATGCATAATGCAATTTATAATGTACCGCTACCACAAAACGAGCCGGTTTTAAATTATGCTCCGGGTAGTCCCGAAAAAAAATCATTACAAAAAGCTATTGAAGAACTGAGGTCAATAACTTTGGAAGTACCGATGTATATTGGTTCTGAAAAGGTTTTTACCGATAAAAAAACGAAACTTTCACCTCCACATGACCACAAACATATTCTGGGTTATGCGTCAGAAGGTGATGCCAGCCATGTAAACGCGGCAATAAACGCTGCTCTGGATGCCAGAAAAGCATGGTCAATTCTCCCTTGGAATGAGAGGGCTGCAATATTCCTGAAAGCCGCTGATTTATTGGCGGGACCTTACAGAGCAAAAATCAATGCAGCAACCATGTTGGGCCAATCAAAAAATGCTTTTCAAGCTGAAATAGACTCGGCTTGTGAACTTATTGACTTTTTGAGATTTAATGTAGCTTTTTATGAGGAAATCATGCATGAGCAGCCACAGTCTTCAAAAGGCGTTTGGAATAAAATGGAATATCGCCCTTTGGAAGGTTTTGTTTTTGCTTTAACTCCGTTCAATTTCACGGCCATCGCCGGCAATTTACCCTCAAGTGCTGCTTTGATGGGCAATGTTGTGGTTTGGAAGCCTGCACATACCCAACTATATTCGGCAAATGTAATTATGGAAGTTTTCCGTGAAGCCGGCGTTCCGAATGGTGTGATTAACTTGATAAATACGGATGGTCCTATGACCGGGGATATCATTTTTTCGCATCCTGACTTTGCAGGTATCCATTTTACTGGCAGCACCGGTGTTTTTCAACATATTTGGAAAACCATTGGCCAAAATATCTCGAAATACAAATCTTACCCAAGAATTGTGGGTGAAACCGGAGGAAAAGACTTTGTGATTGCTCATAAATCGGCTGATGCCAAAGCTGTTGCAGTGGGATTGGTAAGAGGGGCATTTGAATATCAGGGGCAAAAATGCTCGGCAGCATCAAGAGCTTATATTCCTTCGAATCTTTGGGAAGATGTAAAAAAATATATGCAGGCTGACCTTTCTGAAATCAAAATGGGTCCTACGGAAGACTTTGGAAATTTTGTAAATGCCGTTATTGACGAAAAAGCATTTAACAAAATCTCAAATTATATCACCGAAGCTAAAAAATCTGATAAGGTTGAAGTAATTGCTGGCGGTAATTTTGATAAATCTGTTGGATATTTTATAGAGCCTACAGTTTTATTAACAACTGACCCTCATTACATAACGATGGAAGAGGAGATTTTTGGGCCAGTTTTAACCATTTATGTTTATGATGAAAACAAATGGGAAGAAACACTGGAATTAGTAGATTCAACATCGCCTTATGCATTAACAGGGGCGGTCTTCTCTCAAGACAGATATGCAATTAATCAGGCTACAGCGGCGTTGGTTAATGCCGCAGGGAATTTTTATATCAATGATAAACCAACAGGTGCTGTGGTAGGTCAGCAGCCTTTTGGCGGTGCAAGAGCCTCTGGTACCAATGACAAAGCGGGTTCAAAACTTAATTTGTTACGTTGGGTCAATGCCCGAACAATCAAAGAGACCTTCGTTTCTCCGGTTGATTATAAGTATCCGTTTTTGGGATAA
- a CDS encoding glycosyltransferase, which produces MKFSIITVCFNSASTIEQTIQSVINQDFKDFEYIVIDGGSKDATLEILEKYKDKIRYISEKDNGIYDAMNKGLKLAEGEVIGMIGADDFYPSEDVLTEVNAAFERFGTDSIYGDVQFVNPGSEHKVVRYWKVEEYRKENWLNGFMPPHITFYLKKSIYDKFGLYRTDMSCAGDYELMLRVLYKNNVSSMHLSKVLMTMRNGGTSNASLKHRLIANMEDRKAWKVNGLKPKWYTLWWKPLSKIKQLFIKFDIDSQS; this is translated from the coding sequence ATGAAATTCAGTATAATTACGGTATGTTTTAATAGTGCTTCTACAATTGAGCAAACCATTCAAAGTGTTATTAATCAGGATTTTAAAGATTTTGAATACATTGTGATTGATGGTGGTTCAAAGGATGCTACTCTGGAGATACTTGAAAAGTATAAAGATAAAATCAGGTATATTTCTGAAAAAGATAATGGTATTTATGATGCCATGAATAAAGGTCTGAAACTGGCGGAAGGCGAGGTTATTGGAATGATAGGTGCCGACGATTTTTATCCTTCTGAAGATGTTTTGACAGAAGTTAATGCTGCTTTTGAGCGATTTGGAACTGATTCAATTTATGGTGACGTACAATTTGTAAACCCTGGTAGTGAGCATAAAGTGGTGAGATATTGGAAAGTGGAGGAATACCGAAAGGAAAATTGGTTAAATGGATTTATGCCTCCGCATATTACATTTTATTTGAAAAAATCTATTTATGATAAATTCGGATTATATAGAACAGATATGTCATGTGCTGGAGATTATGAGCTGATGCTTAGAGTTTTATATAAAAATAATGTTAGTAGTATGCACCTGTCTAAAGTTCTTATGACCATGAGAAATGGCGGAACCTCAAATGCTTCTTTGAAACATCGTTTGATTGCAAATATGGAAGATAGAAAGGCATGGAAAGTGAATGGTTTAAAACCAAAATGGTACACATTATGGTGGAAACCATTATCTAAAATTAAACAATTGTTTATAAAATTTGATATCGATTCTCAATCATAA
- a CDS encoding patatin-like phospholipase family protein has translation MIPRFFKYNFSKNHYFFLLLFSFISILSNAQTTLKYQNLVMEGGGIKGIAYGGALQELDKKGILHDIKRVAGTSAGAIQACLLSIGYTPEEIIEIVNDTPIESFNDDGFVSKATKRLFKEYGWFRGDSFLQKMEQVIYQRTGNADLTFEELHHLASSYPFRDLYVTGTNLTNQSLEVFSYENYPKMRIADAVRISMSIPLYYRSLWVDKQGNIFDKKPQNSEAGLFVDGGLLLNFPIDIFDDARYIEESQSGSVFNPFTLGLRLEKSQLIEHELSKKSKPMSFDIVDMNTYMDALGGLIMRNINPPNPRDVERTVYINDLGLSARVRKVPEAEKSKMMQAGRQAVAEFFNR, from the coding sequence ATGATACCACGATTTTTCAAATATAATTTCTCAAAAAATCACTATTTCTTTTTACTGTTATTTAGTTTTATCAGCATTTTATCAAATGCACAAACAACTTTAAAATATCAGAATTTGGTGATGGAAGGTGGCGGAATCAAGGGCATCGCCTATGGCGGAGCATTACAGGAACTGGACAAAAAAGGCATTTTGCATGACATAAAAAGAGTGGCCGGCACTTCGGCAGGGGCCATTCAGGCATGTTTGTTGTCAATTGGCTACACCCCTGAGGAGATTATCGAAATTGTAAACGATACGCCCATTGAGTCATTTAACGACGACGGGTTTGTTTCAAAAGCCACCAAAAGACTTTTTAAAGAATACGGTTGGTTTAGAGGGGACAGTTTTTTGCAAAAAATGGAGCAGGTGATTTACCAGAGAACCGGAAATGCTGACCTTACCTTTGAGGAGCTCCATCATCTGGCTTCATCTTATCCTTTCAGGGATTTATATGTGACAGGCACAAATCTTACCAATCAATCGTTGGAGGTGTTTTCTTATGAGAATTATCCAAAAATGAGAATCGCTGATGCAGTAAGGATTTCTATGTCGATTCCTTTGTATTACAGAAGCCTATGGGTGGATAAGCAAGGAAATATTTTCGATAAAAAACCACAAAATTCAGAAGCAGGTTTATTTGTTGACGGTGGGCTGCTGCTCAATTTTCCGATTGATATTTTTGATGATGCCAGATATATAGAGGAAAGCCAGAGTGGTTCGGTTTTTAATCCATTTACTTTGGGATTAAGGCTGGAAAAAAGTCAGCTCATTGAGCATGAGCTTTCCAAAAAAAGCAAACCCATGTCGTTTGATATCGTTGATATGAATACTTATATGGATGCTTTGGGAGGTTTAATTATGCGAAATATTAATCCGCCCAACCCAAGGGATGTTGAACGGACTGTCTATATCAATGACCTCGGATTGAGTGCAAGAGTCAGGAAAGTGCCGGAAGCCGAAAAATCTAAAATGATGCAGGCGGGCAGACAAGCGGTGGCTGAGTTTTTTAACCGTTAA
- a CDS encoding RNA polymerase subunit sigma: MHKTEEIWPHLFKTEFGKLVSVLVKKFGFSQIEVAQDIASETFLKAVETWPYAGVPPNTQAWLYTVAQNKALNILKREKIFSEKIIQNNIEFQENESMEFPDFSETNITDSQLKMLFTICNPVISNDAQICLALRILGGLGLEEIASALLSNKENIHKKIQRAKAKLKTENLELDFSDEKLLKLRLENVLKIIYLIFNEGYYSESGKNLIREDLCAEAMNLAYLLLKKPKTNTLEVNALMALMCFYVSRQNARLGSDGEIILLEEQDSSLWNQELIEKGFFYLQKASGWPEKSPYYIEASIAYWQVFNGDNHLKWRNIYLLYDILHQTNPSPMVSLSRIFTFWKSEGSESAIKELEKIQPQENQFYWTLKGDLNRETNLQLANECYEKAIHFCKNEKEEHLIRKKLING; the protein is encoded by the coding sequence ATGCATAAAACCGAAGAAATTTGGCCACATCTTTTTAAGACCGAATTTGGGAAACTGGTTTCGGTTTTGGTGAAAAAATTTGGCTTCAGTCAAATCGAAGTGGCTCAGGACATCGCCAGTGAGACTTTCCTGAAAGCCGTAGAAACATGGCCTTATGCGGGCGTTCCGCCTAATACTCAGGCCTGGCTTTACACAGTGGCACAAAACAAGGCTTTGAATATATTGAAAAGGGAAAAGATTTTTTCAGAAAAAATAATTCAAAATAATATAGAATTTCAGGAAAATGAATCTATGGAATTCCCTGATTTTTCAGAGACAAATATTACAGACAGTCAATTGAAAATGCTGTTTACGATTTGTAATCCGGTAATTTCAAATGATGCTCAAATCTGTCTGGCATTGCGAATTTTGGGTGGATTGGGCTTGGAGGAAATCGCCTCGGCACTGCTTTCCAATAAGGAAAATATTCATAAAAAAATACAAAGAGCAAAAGCGAAACTTAAAACTGAGAATTTAGAACTGGATTTTTCAGATGAAAAATTGCTTAAGCTGAGATTGGAAAATGTACTAAAGATTATTTATTTGATATTCAATGAAGGCTATTATTCCGAGTCCGGGAAAAACCTGATTAGAGAAGACCTGTGTGCTGAAGCCATGAATCTGGCTTATCTTTTATTGAAAAAACCCAAAACCAACACACTCGAAGTAAATGCTCTTATGGCTTTAATGTGTTTTTATGTTTCCCGACAAAATGCACGGCTGGGTTCTGATGGAGAAATCATTTTATTAGAAGAACAGGACAGCTCACTCTGGAATCAAGAGCTCATAGAAAAAGGTTTTTTTTACTTACAAAAAGCCTCTGGATGGCCCGAAAAATCACCCTATTATATTGAAGCAAGCATAGCATATTGGCAGGTTTTTAATGGAGATAACCATTTAAAATGGCGGAATATATATCTTCTTTATGATATTCTTCACCAGACCAATCCATCGCCAATGGTCTCTTTGAGCCGTATTTTTACTTTTTGGAAATCAGAAGGTTCAGAATCGGCAATAAAAGAATTAGAGAAAATTCAACCACAAGAAAATCAATTTTACTGGACTTTGAAAGGGGATTTAAACCGTGAGACTAATCTTCAATTGGCAAATGAATGTTATGAAAAGGCCATCCATTTTTGCAAAAATGAAAAAGAAGAACATTTGATTAGAAAAAAACTTATTAACGGTTAA